One Acidimicrobiales bacterium DNA window includes the following coding sequences:
- a CDS encoding MBL fold metallo-hydrolase, with protein sequence MKQEQEPAGDGVEEVGPGVLRVQLPIDMPGLGHVNTYLLLDDKGAAVVDPGLHNEASWDALVARLKRADLRVKDVHTVLVTHSHPDHYGGAGRLAEESGAEVATHAAFRIWWAPDPCDAHVHDVDPDDAHHADPYSGTTPWGTEGYGKDFRERVRKQAVDFRHPRPARRLRHGDTIELAGRPWTAVHTPGHTLDHLCLVDPEAGLLLSGDHVLPTITPHISGMGTGRDPLKAFVESLERIAAVPEARTALPAHGHPFTDVQERTTAIRRHHEERLDKLVRTLEAMAPDSATVAELSHELFRSDHWGPMAESETYAHLEHLRLRGDLVRGDDQGLMAYAAVTRTSPT encoded by the coding sequence ATGAAACAAGAGCAGGAACCCGCCGGGGACGGCGTCGAGGAGGTCGGCCCGGGGGTGCTGCGAGTGCAGCTGCCGATCGACATGCCGGGCCTGGGCCACGTGAACACCTACCTCCTCCTCGACGACAAGGGCGCGGCAGTCGTCGACCCCGGTCTGCACAACGAGGCCTCGTGGGACGCCCTGGTGGCCCGGCTGAAGCGGGCCGACCTGCGCGTCAAGGACGTGCACACCGTGCTCGTCACCCATTCGCACCCCGACCACTACGGCGGGGCCGGGCGGCTGGCCGAGGAGTCGGGCGCCGAGGTGGCCACCCACGCCGCCTTCCGCATCTGGTGGGCGCCTGATCCCTGCGACGCCCACGTGCACGACGTCGACCCCGACGACGCCCACCACGCCGACCCCTATTCGGGGACCACGCCGTGGGGCACCGAGGGCTACGGCAAGGACTTCCGCGAGCGCGTGCGCAAGCAGGCCGTCGACTTCCGCCATCCCCGCCCGGCTCGGCGCCTGCGCCACGGCGACACCATCGAACTGGCGGGCCGGCCGTGGACCGCCGTGCACACCCCGGGCCACACCCTCGACCACCTCTGCCTGGTCGACCCCGAAGCGGGGCTCCTCCTCTCCGGCGACCACGTGCTGCCCACCATCACCCCGCACATCTCGGGCATGGGGACCGGACGCGACCCGCTCAAGGCGTTCGTCGAGTCGTTGGAGCGCATCGCCGCGGTGCCCGAGGCCCGCACCGCCCTGCCCGCCCACGGCCACCCCTTCACCGACGTGCAGGAGCGCACAACCGCCATCCGGCGGCACCACGAAGAGCGGCTCGACAAGTTGGTGCGCACCCTCGAAGCCATGGCGCCGGACAGCGCCACCGTGGCCGAGCTGTCGCACGAGCTGTTCCGCTCCGACCACTGGGGACCGATGGCGGAAAGCGAGACCTACGCCCATCTGGAGCATTTGCGGCTTCGGGGCGACCTGGTGCGCGGCGATGACCAGGGCCTGATGGCCTATGCCGCCGTCACCCGCACTAGTCCGACCTGA
- a CDS encoding HAMP domain-containing sensor histidine kinase: protein MDGNGTTATQLHQRRQPRPACDLDDVVERAERAEERLRLQTLLFAEAEHKLKTSVAVISGWASTLDDRWETLSPQQRRDGVATIRRSADTLAMHTRSLLEGARTEMARLDLEPIALDLASILRVTTRTFSGLSTSHHIRCTVDGPVWVLADPAGLQQVLGHLIENAVKYSPGGGTVRLHARANRRWAELLVTDEGVGVPDDVDVFAAFTRGSITGTGVGLGLYIVKNLVEGMGGTVTAVRNPLRGSTFTVLLPTAGR, encoded by the coding sequence ATGGACGGCAACGGGACGACGGCAACGCAACTCCACCAACGCCGGCAACCTCGCCCGGCCTGCGACCTCGACGACGTCGTCGAGCGAGCCGAACGAGCGGAGGAGCGCCTCCGCCTCCAGACCCTGCTGTTCGCCGAAGCCGAGCACAAGCTCAAGACCTCGGTGGCCGTCATCTCCGGCTGGGCCTCGACGCTCGACGACCGGTGGGAGACCCTCAGCCCCCAGCAACGCCGTGACGGCGTGGCCACCATCCGGCGCAGCGCCGACACGCTTGCCATGCACACGCGCTCGCTGCTCGAAGGCGCCCGGACAGAGATGGCCCGCCTCGACCTCGAGCCCATCGCCCTCGACCTGGCGAGCATCCTGCGCGTCACCACCCGCACCTTCAGCGGACTGTCCACATCGCACCACATCCGCTGCACAGTCGACGGACCGGTGTGGGTGCTGGCCGACCCCGCGGGCCTGCAACAGGTGCTCGGGCACCTCATCGAAAACGCCGTGAAGTACTCCCCCGGCGGCGGCACCGTCCGCCTCCACGCACGAGCAAACCGTCGGTGGGCGGAACTGCTTGTGACCGACGAGGGCGTGGGCGTGCCCGACGACGTGGACGTCTTCGCCGCCTTCACCCGCGGCAGCATCACAGGCACGGGCGTGGGGCTCGGCCTCTACATCGTCAAGAACCTGGTGGAGGGCATGGGCGGCACGGTGACCGCCGTCCGTAACCCGCTCCGAGGGTCCACCTTCACCGTGCTCCTCCCGACGGCGGGCCGCTGA